The Kineococcus rhizosphaerae genome segment CGATCGGTGGTGATGTGGTGGACGCGGACCGAACCTCACCTGACGGCAGGGTTGCGACCGTACGATCGGCGGGTGCTGCACACCCTCCTGGACGCGCCCGTGGTGATCCCCGTGACCCTGCTGGCCGTCGGGATCTGCGCGCTGGGTGCGCTGGTGCGGCCGCGGGTGGACTCGGCGCTCGTGCTGGGCCTGCTCGCGGCGATCTGGACCCGGGTGAACCAGCCCGTCGAGGGCCGGATCCTGCACACGTGGACCGCCGACCGGGGGTTCACCGAGGCCGACCTGGTCTCCGCGGCCGCCCTCGTCGTCGCAGCCCTCACGCTGGCGCGGTGCGCGTGGCGCCTGGCCCGGCGCCTGAGCCGGCGGGCGGACGCGCTGCCCGCCCGCTGAGGCTCACCAGGGGCCGTAGGGGCCCTGGCCGCCGCGGTCGCCGCGCCGCGGGCCGCCGCCGTACTGGCGCACGGCCGGCCGGACGTCGGCGAGGTACACCGCGGCGCCGACGACGGCGAGGATGCCCAGCAGGCCGAGGTTGGCGAACGGCAGGGAGATGAAGCCGATCGCGGTGGCCACGGCCACGACGACCAGCCAGAAGGTCTTGGTGCGCTTGCCCGCGGCGACGAAGGCGGCGGCGGGGCGGCGCAGGCAGTCGACGAGCGCCCACACCCCCAGACCGAACGCCAGGACTCCGAGCAGGAGCAGCACGCCGTTCTGGAGGTTGTTCAGCAGGTCCAACACACTGGAACTCTACGGGCGAGGGGCCCCGGGAGTTCCGCGATCGACCCCACCGGTGCGCAGCAGGTCCCCCAACCGGCGGTAGCCGGCGTCCTCGTGGGCGCGCGCCGCGCGCGGGGACGGGACGCGCCACTCGTCGTCGTCCAGGCGGGTGCGCGCCTCGGTCAGGGCGAGGAGCCGGGCCCGCAGGACGTGGGCGTCCCGGGCCGTCCCCAGGCCGTCCAGTGCGTCGTCGAGGGCGCGGTGGGCGTGGCGGTTGCGGACCACGACCGCGACGACGACGCCGACGAGCACCCCGAGGACGGTGTCGGCGACGCGGTCGACGACCAGCCGCTCGACCCCGGCCCCGGACGTGCCGAGCCGGGTGAGCACGAGGGACAGGCCGGTGATCGCCACGGTGCCCAGGGCGTAGTTGCGGGGCATGCAGAACTCGACGGCGAACATGCAGGCGACCACCAGGACCCACAGCCGCACGTCGTCGGTGGCGAGCCGGACGAGGACGGCGGCGATCACGACCCCGACGAGCGTGCCCGCGCCGCGCTGGACGGCGCGCTGGGTCGTGACCCCCGCGGAGGAGGACTGCAGCGCGGCCGCGGCGCCGACGGCCGCCCAGTAGACGTGCCCCAGACCGCAGGCGGTGGCGAGCAGGATCGCTGCGCCGCAGGCGATCCCGACCCGCAGCGCGGGGACGTGCAGGACCCCGGGGGTGCGCAGCGCCGTCCACACGCGCCGCCGCGGCCACGGGCCGGGGACCGGGACGGGCCCGGCGGGGGCCGCCGGCAGCGGGCCGCGGCCGGCGAGCACGGGCAGCAGGTCGCGCAGCGGGCGGTCGTCGGCGCGGGCGTGCAGGACGCGCTCGGCGTGGGCCAGCCAGCCGGCCCACGGCCCCCGGGCGCGGGGCCCGAGGACGGTCCAGGCGGCGTGCAGGGCGCTCGCGGCGCGGTGCCGGGCGGCGGCGTCGTGACCCCGCGCGGCCAGGACGGCTCCCACGGCCCGGGCGACGGCGACGCGCTCGGGGCCGTCGGCCCGCCACAGGACCGCCGCGCCGGACACGGCGATCCCCAGGACGGCGCAGGCGAGCGTGACGACCCCGACCAGGGGCAGGTCGGACGGGTGCAGCGGTTCG includes the following:
- a CDS encoding DUF2516 family protein, with product MDLLNNLQNGVLLLLGVLAFGLGVWALVDCLRRPAAAFVAAGKRTKTFWLVVVAVATAIGFISLPFANLGLLGILAVVGAAVYLADVRPAVRQYGGGPRRGDRGGQGPYGPW
- a CDS encoding FUSC family protein, whose product is MRLAVHLLRSVRGWTRIAPGAHPWWAAASATAALALPLAATLALGRPLLAAPATFGALTALYGRTETYGRRLRTQAWTGLGLTLAVLAGGTAAALPLTGWADLLVPALVVAAVAAVAKFVTDAARTGPPAGIIPVFAAGTLTAEPLHPSDLPLVGVVTLACAVLGIAVSGAAVLWRADGPERVAVARAVGAVLAARGHDAAARHRAASALHAAWTVLGPRARGPWAGWLAHAERVLHARADDRPLRDLLPVLAGRGPLPAAPAGPVPVPGPWPRRRVWTALRTPGVLHVPALRVGIACGAAILLATACGLGHVYWAAVGAAAALQSSSAGVTTQRAVQRGAGTLVGVVIAAVLVRLATDDVRLWVLVVACMFAVEFCMPRNYALGTVAITGLSLVLTRLGTSGAGVERLVVDRVADTVLGVLVGVVVAVVVRNRHAHRALDDALDGLGTARDAHVLRARLLALTEARTRLDDDEWRVPSPRAARAHEDAGYRRLGDLLRTGGVDRGTPGAPRP